One Burkholderiaceae bacterium DAT-1 DNA segment encodes these proteins:
- a CDS encoding metallophosphoesterase, translated as MSIAFIHLSDIHFGQEKGGTLVIHNDAKERLVEDIEREVKKLPEGIARGIIISGDIAYAGKHDEYADAGKWLDRVANAAGCAITDIQVVPGNHDIDRDRISAATAWMLQEIADKGESELDRFLSSQMDRELLYARFSAYQPFAEAYGSPLDNLGGFTGNRIVQLAPGRSLRFIGMNTALTCGNKDQEGRLLLGARQRVLPLTPGEELVVIAHHPLRWLQDSEDAQKYLSNRARVFITGHEHSPSVKVDSIEDGCDLMLLQAGATVPPTADETFTYTYNILEFDWDAKTDALIVIVHPRVWSEDKKNFRTDEDRLDEMQPRYFLGCPNFRQASRVPSMMPTKAADTMQPTVTVPVVQEAGVIEVRKEPSMPAKFSLLRLRFFRDLSGAQRLRVLVDLNALPDDWRELLTHSIEVQILDSLQRTNRLDDLEVAINKIEAEHIKQEGKEHG; from the coding sequence ATGTCGATTGCTTTTATTCACTTATCGGACATCCACTTCGGACAGGAGAAGGGTGGCACGCTTGTAATCCACAACGATGCCAAAGAACGCTTAGTCGAGGATATTGAACGAGAAGTCAAGAAGCTTCCCGAAGGTATAGCAAGGGGGATAATCATTTCCGGGGACATCGCGTACGCGGGCAAGCATGACGAATATGCTGATGCGGGGAAATGGCTCGACCGGGTCGCGAATGCCGCCGGTTGCGCAATTACCGATATACAAGTGGTTCCTGGCAACCACGATATCGACCGTGATAGGATTTCGGCGGCAACCGCTTGGATGCTTCAAGAGATTGCTGACAAAGGCGAGTCAGAATTAGACAGGTTTCTGAGTTCGCAAATGGATCGTGAGCTCCTGTACGCAAGATTCTCGGCCTACCAACCATTTGCCGAGGCTTACGGATCACCGCTTGACAACCTAGGAGGTTTTACCGGTAATCGCATCGTCCAACTCGCACCGGGTCGATCCTTGCGTTTTATAGGGATGAATACCGCTCTTACCTGCGGCAATAAGGACCAGGAAGGGAGACTTCTTCTTGGTGCCCGTCAGCGGGTGCTGCCGCTCACTCCCGGTGAAGAGTTGGTGGTCATCGCGCATCATCCGCTGAGATGGCTTCAGGATTCTGAGGACGCACAGAAATATCTATCCAATCGAGCTCGGGTATTTATCACCGGCCACGAGCATTCGCCGTCGGTCAAGGTCGACTCCATCGAAGATGGCTGCGATCTGATGCTTCTTCAAGCAGGTGCGACGGTTCCACCCACCGCCGACGAGACTTTTACTTACACCTACAATATCCTGGAGTTCGATTGGGATGCCAAAACCGATGCTTTGATCGTAATCGTCCATCCCAGAGTGTGGTCGGAAGACAAGAAAAACTTCCGAACCGATGAAGACCGACTAGACGAGATGCAGCCTCGATACTTCCTTGGATGTCCAAACTTCCGCCAGGCAAGTCGGGTGCCCTCTATGATGCCAACGAAAGCGGCTGATACCATGCAACCCACGGTTACGGTGCCAGTTGTTCAAGAGGCGGGAGTCATCGAAGTGAGAAAGGAGCCGTCAATGCCGGCGAAATTCTCGCTTCTGAGACTGAGATTCTTCCGTGACCTGAGCGGCGCCCAACGCTTGCGTGTGCTAGTGGACTTGAATGCCTTGCCGGACGACTGGCGGGAACTTCTGACGCATAGTATCGAGGTACAAATCCTCGATTCCCTGCAGCGCACTAACCGCCTCGATGACCTTGAGGTAGCCATCAATAAGATCGAAGCCGAACACATAAAACAGGAGGGCAAGGAACATGGTTAA
- a CDS encoding c-type cytochrome → MSEPNGANHDNGKGAIGMVVPALVGLILLIILISLIVKLITGGINTNAASGTMTNEAIAARLQPAGLSKLDESGPPGSRTGKAVYESVCVSCHGAGLAGSPKFGDAAAWGARISKGFQTLVDHALKGFNAMPAKGGAADLTDDEVARAVAFMGNAGGAKFTEPGAAAGGAQAKADPAAKGKEIYDSVCMACHATGAAGAPKFGDKAAWAPRVGQGLDALVASAIKGKNAMPPKGGFAGSDEEFRTAVEYMVSNSK, encoded by the coding sequence ATGAGCGAACCGAACGGCGCGAACCACGACAATGGAAAAGGTGCGATTGGAATGGTCGTGCCCGCTCTCGTGGGCCTGATCCTCCTGATTATTCTCATCAGCCTGATCGTCAAACTGATTACCGGTGGCATCAACACCAACGCCGCCAGCGGCACCATGACCAACGAAGCCATTGCAGCGCGTCTGCAACCTGCAGGTCTGAGCAAGCTGGATGAATCCGGCCCACCTGGTAGCCGTACAGGCAAGGCCGTTTACGAAAGCGTGTGCGTATCCTGTCACGGCGCGGGTCTGGCTGGCTCGCCGAAGTTTGGCGACGCTGCTGCATGGGGCGCTCGCATCAGCAAGGGCTTCCAGACCTTGGTTGATCACGCACTGAAGGGCTTCAATGCCATGCCAGCCAAGGGTGGCGCAGCCGATCTGACCGATGATGAAGTCGCGCGTGCCGTTGCCTTCATGGGCAATGCTGGCGGTGCCAAGTTCACCGAACCAGGTGCAGCTGCTGGTGGCGCACAAGCCAAGGCTGATCCGGCCGCCAAGGGCAAGGAAATCTACGACAGCGTATGTATGGCGTGCCATGCAACCGGCGCAGCAGGCGCACCGAAGTTTGGTGACAAGGCAGCCTGGGCTCCACGCGTCGGTCAGGGTCTCGACGCACTGGTTGCAAGCGCAATCAAGGGCAAAAACGCCATGCCACCTAAGGGTGGCTTTGCAGGCAGCGATGAAGAGTTCCGCACTGCCGTTGAATACATGGTCAGCAACTCGAAGTAA
- a CDS encoding superoxide dismutase [Fe] (SodB; iron binding; present under aerobic and anaerobic conditions; destroys free radicals): MEHTLPKLPYELDALAPHMSRETLEYHYGKHHQTYITNLNNLIKDTENASLSLEEIVKKAPAGGLFNNAAQVWNHTFFWLGFKPNPNSEVRAPSGALADAINAKWGSFDAFKTAFNTAAAGNFGSGWTWLVKKADGSLDIVNTSAAGTPLTTADTALLTVDVWEHAYYIDYRNSRPNFLAAFWLLVDWDVISQRAA; encoded by the coding sequence ATGGAACATACACTGCCAAAACTGCCTTATGAACTGGACGCGCTGGCTCCGCACATGTCCCGCGAAACGCTGGAATACCACTACGGCAAGCACCATCAAACTTATATCACCAACCTGAACAACCTGATCAAGGATACAGAGAACGCATCGCTTTCTCTGGAAGAGATCGTGAAGAAGGCACCGGCAGGTGGCTTGTTCAACAACGCGGCTCAGGTCTGGAACCACACTTTCTTCTGGCTGGGCTTCAAGCCCAATCCGAACAGCGAAGTGCGTGCGCCGTCAGGTGCACTGGCTGACGCGATCAATGCCAAGTGGGGTTCGTTCGACGCATTCAAGACGGCATTCAACACAGCTGCAGCCGGCAACTTCGGTTCTGGCTGGACATGGCTGGTCAAGAAAGCGGATGGTTCGCTGGACATCGTCAATACTTCCGCTGCAGGTACGCCGCTGACGACAGCTGATACCGCACTGTTGACTGTCGATGTGTGGGAACACGCTTACTACATCGATTACCGCAACAGCCGTCCGAACTTCCTGGCAGCATTCTGGCTGCTGGTTGACTGGGACGTCATCAGCCAGCGCGCCGCCTAA
- a CDS encoding class I SAM-dependent methyltransferase, protein MTVHIKAGREKSSLHRHPWIFSGAIAKTEGEPVAGETVRVIAHDGRFLGWGAWCDTSQIRVRVWSFLENEPVDASFFRTRIRRAIAARRELASHGNAARLLHGESDGLPGVVVDQYGDMLVVQCLSAGAEYWRETLLDILTEETGIPHIFERSDADVRELEGLPPKTGLLRGTLPASVDIEENGLRYRVDIAAGQKTGYYLDQRKNRRRIGELARDREVLNCFCYTGGFSLAALAGGAKHVTSIDSSPEIIAAARTNLTLNTHLNADCAEWVEADVFQHLRKLRDMGKSYDLIILDPPKFAPTAQHVERAARAYKDINLWAFKLLRPGGYLATFTCSGGMSADLFQKIIVGAAWDAHADAQIIERFTADIDHPVALSFPEGDYLKGLLLRKLS, encoded by the coding sequence ATGACCGTTCACATCAAGGCGGGGCGCGAGAAATCCTCGTTACACCGTCATCCCTGGATTTTTTCTGGTGCCATTGCCAAAACCGAAGGCGAACCCGTAGCGGGTGAAACAGTACGTGTCATCGCCCATGATGGCCGCTTTCTAGGCTGGGGCGCCTGGTGCGATACCTCGCAAATTCGCGTTCGCGTCTGGAGCTTTCTGGAAAATGAGCCCGTAGACGCGTCGTTTTTCCGTACACGGATTCGCCGTGCGATTGCCGCACGCCGTGAATTGGCGTCTCATGGCAATGCAGCCCGATTATTACATGGCGAATCAGATGGACTGCCCGGCGTCGTGGTCGATCAATATGGTGACATGCTGGTTGTGCAATGCTTATCGGCGGGCGCAGAATACTGGCGTGAAACCTTGCTGGATATCCTGACCGAAGAAACCGGTATCCCACACATATTCGAGCGCTCCGATGCCGATGTCCGAGAACTGGAAGGCCTCCCGCCGAAAACAGGCCTCTTGCGCGGAACCTTGCCGGCCAGCGTAGACATCGAGGAAAATGGCCTGCGCTACCGCGTAGATATCGCAGCGGGTCAGAAGACGGGCTACTATCTCGATCAGCGCAAGAATCGTCGCCGCATCGGAGAGCTCGCCCGTGACCGCGAGGTGCTGAACTGCTTTTGCTATACCGGCGGATTTTCACTGGCCGCGCTTGCTGGTGGCGCAAAGCATGTCACGTCGATTGATAGCTCACCCGAGATTATCGCTGCAGCACGCACCAATCTGACACTGAACACTCATCTCAATGCCGATTGTGCCGAATGGGTGGAAGCAGATGTGTTTCAGCACTTGCGCAAACTGCGCGACATGGGCAAATCCTACGATCTGATTATTCTCGATCCGCCCAAGTTCGCCCCCACTGCGCAACATGTCGAACGTGCGGCGCGTGCATACAAAGATATCAATTTGTGGGCATTCAAACTGTTGCGCCCGGGTGGCTATCTGGCCACTTTTACCTGCTCCGGCGGAATGAGTGCAGATTTATTTCAGAAAATCATTGTCGGTGCAGCTTGGGATGCACATGCTGATGCGCAAATCATTGAGCGCTTCACTGCCGATATCGATCATCCCGTCGCGCTGAGCTTCCCGGAGGGTGATTACCTCAAGGGTTTATTGCTGAGAAAGCTCAGTTAA
- a CDS encoding CobD/CbiB family protein, with product MTWLSIVLALLLEQFLPIAKSNPVHSSFKSFAVTIERNFDAGEYRHGVVAWCLAVALPALLTLAVYWGLHAALPLAAWGFSFVILYLTMGFRQFSSAFSGISEALKTGEIDVARRYLAAWTRQSTSELDVNEISRLAIEQGLIDAYRHVFGPLFWFCLLGPAGAVAYRAATIVEREWGERFVRVDEQFGAFSHRVAWLIDWIPIRLTAASFALVGDFVDAVYCWRGQADRWLHEAYGILLAAGAGAIGVRIGLPLRQDHTVKFRPELGVGELADPEALAGAVGLVWRTVIFWLFIAALVTIVLWF from the coding sequence ATGACCTGGTTGTCTATTGTCCTTGCCCTGCTGCTAGAACAGTTTCTACCCATTGCCAAATCCAACCCTGTGCACAGTAGCTTCAAATCGTTTGCTGTCACGATCGAACGCAATTTCGATGCCGGGGAATACCGGCATGGGGTGGTTGCGTGGTGTCTGGCAGTCGCACTGCCCGCGCTACTGACATTGGCCGTATATTGGGGCTTGCATGCCGCTCTCCCCCTGGCTGCGTGGGGGTTCTCGTTTGTTATTCTGTATCTGACCATGGGGTTCCGTCAGTTCAGCTCGGCGTTTTCGGGTATCTCCGAGGCCTTGAAAACAGGCGAGATTGATGTCGCTCGCCGCTATCTGGCCGCCTGGACGCGTCAATCCACCTCAGAACTCGATGTAAACGAAATTTCACGCCTGGCCATCGAGCAAGGGCTGATCGATGCGTACCGTCATGTGTTTGGTCCTCTGTTCTGGTTCTGCTTGCTTGGGCCTGCGGGCGCCGTGGCATACCGCGCCGCTACAATTGTCGAACGTGAGTGGGGCGAGCGGTTTGTAAGGGTTGACGAACAATTCGGTGCCTTTTCGCACAGAGTGGCATGGTTGATCGACTGGATTCCGATCCGTTTGACTGCGGCTAGTTTTGCGCTAGTGGGGGATTTTGTCGATGCCGTATATTGCTGGAGAGGGCAGGCTGATCGCTGGCTTCACGAGGCGTATGGCATTTTGCTGGCTGCTGGCGCAGGGGCAATCGGGGTGCGCATTGGTTTGCCCTTGCGACAGGATCATACGGTCAAGTTCCGACCGGAATTGGGCGTAGGAGAGTTGGCTGACCCCGAAGCCCTGGCAGGGGCGGTCGGATTGGTCTGGCGCACGGTGATTTTCTGGCTGTTTATTGCGGCACTCGTCACTATCGTATTGTGGTTCTAG
- the tsaD gene encoding tRNA (adenosine(37)-N6)-threonylcarbamoyltransferase complex transferase subunit TsaD, giving the protein MLVLGIESSCDETGVALYDTESGLLAHHLHTQMAMHAEYGGVVPELASRDHIRRVLPLTDACLKESGKQLGDIDAIAYTEGPGLSGALMVAAATANGLGVALGKPVISVHHLEGHLLSPLLAEPRPDFPFVALLVSGGHTQLMAVRGIGQYEILGETLDDAAGEAFDKTAKLLGLGYPGGPALSKLADTGSPQRFELPRPMLHSGDLDFSFAGLKTAVLTLKNKQGDQLDQTTIADICAAFQVAVVEVLSKKCLAALKQTGMSQLVVAGGVGANRQLRAELDRLAVRRKFKVYYPPLDLCTDNGAMIAFAGAMRLGETRPAGPFKVRPRWPLNELSSA; this is encoded by the coding sequence GTGCTGGTATTAGGAATCGAATCCTCTTGCGATGAAACAGGTGTGGCCTTGTACGACACCGAGTCTGGCTTGCTGGCTCATCACCTGCATACGCAAATGGCCATGCATGCCGAATACGGTGGCGTAGTACCCGAGCTGGCATCGCGCGACCATATCCGCCGCGTACTGCCACTTACGGATGCATGCCTGAAAGAGTCCGGCAAGCAGCTTGGCGATATCGATGCCATCGCCTACACAGAAGGCCCCGGTCTGTCGGGCGCCTTAATGGTTGCAGCAGCCACGGCCAACGGCCTGGGCGTCGCACTCGGCAAACCGGTGATCAGCGTACATCACCTGGAAGGCCATTTGCTTTCGCCACTACTGGCCGAGCCGCGTCCGGACTTCCCGTTCGTAGCATTGCTGGTATCCGGTGGTCATACACAGCTTATGGCGGTACGTGGTATTGGTCAGTATGAAATCCTCGGAGAGACGCTAGACGATGCTGCCGGTGAGGCATTCGATAAAACAGCCAAACTGCTGGGTCTTGGCTATCCCGGGGGCCCGGCCCTGTCCAAGCTGGCTGACACCGGCAGTCCGCAACGCTTCGAGCTTCCCCGCCCCATGCTGCACTCGGGCGATCTGGACTTCAGCTTTGCAGGTCTCAAAACGGCCGTACTCACACTCAAAAACAAGCAGGGTGATCAACTTGACCAGACCACCATTGCAGATATCTGCGCAGCATTTCAGGTAGCAGTTGTTGAGGTACTGAGCAAAAAATGTCTGGCGGCTCTCAAGCAGACAGGTATGTCTCAGCTGGTTGTCGCGGGGGGAGTGGGTGCTAATCGGCAACTTCGTGCTGAGCTTGATCGACTGGCCGTACGCCGCAAGTTCAAGGTCTATTATCCGCCGCTAGATCTTTGCACCGATAATGGTGCCATGATCGCATTTGCAGGTGCCATGCGGCTTGGAGAAACGCGCCCGGCCGGGCCATTCAAGGTACGTCCTCGCTGGCCGCTTAACGAACTCTCGAGCGCCTGA
- the cyaY gene encoding iron donor protein CyaY, whose translation MNESDFLELADAMFERIESALDAQSIDCDINVTGGVMELSFDDGAKVIINRHTPNREIWVAARSGGFHYKYADHVWRNTRDDGLLTAQLSALVSAHADTAFSL comes from the coding sequence ATGAACGAAAGCGACTTCCTCGAGCTGGCCGATGCCATGTTCGAACGCATTGAATCGGCGCTTGATGCGCAATCCATTGACTGCGACATCAATGTCACAGGTGGTGTCATGGAACTATCTTTCGATGATGGCGCCAAGGTGATCATCAATCGCCATACACCCAACCGCGAAATCTGGGTAGCGGCACGTTCCGGCGGATTTCATTACAAATACGCGGATCATGTTTGGCGAAACACCCGTGATGACGGGTTACTTACCGCACAATTATCCGCACTCGTGAGTGCACACGCTGACACGGCTTTTTCTCTGTAA